The Lysobacter capsici genome has a segment encoding these proteins:
- a CDS encoding LacI family DNA-binding transcriptional regulator, which yields MSVTIKDVARAAQVSVATVSRTLNGHGNVAEDVRRRVLAVANDLRYTPHAAARSLSSRRTHTLGVVLPDLHGEFFSELVRGVDLVAREHRLHLLVSSYHGRPDEQVAALRAMRGRVDGLLVMSPYAAAQVSIVEELASALPVVLINTQDASPDVLSLSVDNYGGAQAMTEHLVACGHRRIAFIAGPEDNFDAHERLRGYREALARLLPDASEWVLPGAFDEASGHAAGQALLAAGQRPDALFAANDMMALGCLFSFVQAGVKVPDDIALAGFDDIPLARYVHPTLTTMRVNIAQLGARAARLLLTRLSADTGVQESQHNQEEPRRSEPLRPELIVRESGVRRGGGA from the coding sequence GTGAGCGTGACGATCAAAGATGTCGCCCGCGCGGCCCAAGTGTCGGTGGCGACCGTATCGCGGACCTTGAACGGCCACGGCAACGTGGCCGAGGACGTGCGTCGGCGCGTGCTCGCGGTCGCCAACGACCTGCGCTACACGCCGCATGCCGCGGCCCGCAGCCTCAGCAGCCGGCGTACCCACACTTTGGGCGTGGTGCTGCCCGATCTGCACGGCGAATTCTTTTCCGAACTGGTGCGCGGCGTCGATCTGGTCGCGCGCGAACACCGCCTGCATCTGCTGGTGTCGAGCTATCACGGCCGACCGGACGAGCAAGTCGCCGCCTTGCGCGCGATGCGCGGCCGGGTCGACGGCTTGCTGGTGATGTCGCCGTACGCCGCCGCGCAGGTGTCGATCGTCGAGGAACTGGCCTCGGCGCTGCCGGTGGTGCTGATCAACACCCAGGACGCGTCGCCCGACGTGCTGTCGCTGAGCGTGGACAATTACGGCGGCGCCCAGGCCATGACCGAGCATCTGGTCGCCTGCGGTCATCGCCGGATCGCCTTCATCGCCGGCCCCGAAGACAATTTCGACGCCCACGAGCGCCTGCGCGGCTACCGCGAAGCGCTCGCGCGTCTGCTGCCGGATGCGTCCGAATGGGTGCTGCCGGGCGCGTTCGACGAAGCCTCCGGCCATGCCGCCGGACAGGCCTTGCTCGCCGCCGGGCAACGGCCCGATGCGTTGTTCGCGGCCAACGACATGATGGCCCTGGGCTGTCTGTTTTCGTTCGTGCAGGCCGGGGTCAAGGTGCCGGACGATATCGCCCTGGCCGGATTCGACGACATCCCGCTGGCCCGTTACGTCCACCCGACGCTCACGACCATGCGGGTCAATATCGCCCAGCTCGGTGCCCGCGCGGCGCGTCTGTTGCTGACGCGTCTGAGCGCGGATACCGGCGTGCAGGAATCGCAACACAACCAAGAAGAACCGCGGCGTAGCGAGCCGTTGCGGCCGGAATTGATCGTGCGCGAGTCGGGAGTTCGCCGAGGGGGCGGTGCCTGA
- a CDS encoding BolA family protein: MPRDQRVAAIRAAIEAALAPTALEIEDESHRHAGHAGAQDGRGHFRVAVVSAAFAGLAPIARHRAVYAAVGELMTTDIHALSISAQTPEEAARS; this comes from the coding sequence TTGCCGCGCGATCAGCGCGTCGCCGCGATCCGCGCGGCGATCGAGGCCGCGTTGGCGCCGACCGCGCTGGAGATCGAAGACGAAAGCCATCGTCATGCCGGTCACGCCGGCGCCCAGGACGGGCGCGGTCATTTCCGCGTCGCCGTGGTCAGCGCGGCGTTCGCCGGGCTCGCGCCGATCGCGCGCCATCGCGCGGTGTACGCGGCGGTCGGCGAGTTGATGACCACCGACATCCACGCGCTGTCGATCAGCGCGCAGACGCCCGAGGAAGCGGCGCGGTCGTAA
- a CDS encoding YciI family protein: MWYLIEGYDFPDALPKRGASRPAHLERLTALRDQGRLLLAGPCPAIDAEDPGPAGFSGSLIVAEFESLDAARAWADADPYVAAGVYERVEVRPFRKVLP, encoded by the coding sequence ATGTGGTATCTGATCGAAGGCTACGACTTCCCCGACGCGCTGCCCAAGCGCGGCGCTTCGCGCCCGGCGCATCTTGAACGACTGACCGCGCTGCGCGATCAAGGCCGTCTGCTGCTCGCCGGCCCGTGCCCGGCGATCGATGCCGAAGACCCGGGTCCGGCCGGTTTCAGCGGCAGTCTGATCGTCGCCGAATTCGAATCGCTCGACGCCGCGCGCGCCTGGGCCGATGCCGATCCGTATGTCGCCGCCGGCGTGTACGAGCGGGTCGAGGTGCGTCCGTTCCGCAAGGTGCTGCCGTGA